One window from the genome of Chroococcidiopsis sp. TS-821 encodes:
- a CDS encoding SpoIIE family protein phosphatase, which produces MSLILVIDDDPTVQTLLSRVLKNQGYQVVLTNNGEEGIRLARQLYPGLVICEWTMQSISGLEICRRIKAEPSLSTVFFIFLTSLGSVSDCVRAFNAGADDFITKPIEQNELTARVRAGLRLHQMSRDLQKQKQLLEAELAEAADYVRSLLPPQLKEPLEINSRFIPSLRLGGDCFDYYWLDPDYLAVYLLDTAGHGLGATLPSISVLNMLRSRALDGINYYQPTEVLKALNSTFQMTSQNSKYFTIWYGVYNRVNRQLIYSNAGHPPAVLLSEKPTIQVTKLETPSIPIGMFPDTNYIDKFCQIPESSTLYIFSDGVYELHLANGSIWELDSFIDLLKTEHILGNCKLDNILAQLSQINSKDSFDDDLSILQIRFDN; this is translated from the coding sequence ATGTCTCTAATCTTAGTCATCGATGATGACCCAACAGTGCAAACTCTGCTCTCGAGGGTACTAAAAAACCAAGGTTATCAAGTTGTTTTAACTAACAACGGTGAAGAAGGAATTAGGCTGGCGCGCCAGTTGTATCCTGGGTTAGTAATTTGTGAATGGACGATGCAATCCATAAGCGGGTTGGAGATATGTCGTCGCATCAAAGCGGAACCGAGTTTATCGACAGTATTTTTCATTTTTCTCACGAGTTTAGGCTCAGTATCTGACTGTGTTCGAGCCTTCAATGCGGGTGCAGACGATTTTATTACCAAGCCAATCGAACAAAATGAACTAACCGCGCGGGTACGTGCTGGATTGCGCTTGCATCAAATGAGTCGAGATTTACAAAAACAAAAGCAATTACTCGAAGCTGAATTAGCTGAAGCTGCTGACTACGTGCGATCGCTACTTCCACCGCAGCTAAAAGAACCACTCGAAATTAATTCTCGGTTTATTCCTTCGCTGCGTTTAGGTGGAGACTGCTTTGATTACTACTGGTTAGATCCTGACTATTTAGCTGTTTACTTACTTGATACGGCGGGACACGGATTAGGAGCCACACTTCCTTCCATTTCAGTCCTTAACATGTTACGTTCCCGCGCGCTTGATGGAATTAATTACTACCAACCAACCGAGGTACTGAAAGCTTTAAATAGTACGTTTCAAATGACTTCTCAAAACTCGAAGTATTTTACGATTTGGTATGGAGTTTATAATCGAGTCAACCGTCAATTAATTTACTCTAACGCTGGACATCCACCTGCTGTTTTGCTGTCAGAAAAACCGACAATTCAAGTAACAAAACTCGAAACTCCAAGCATACCAATCGGGATGTTTCCTGATACAAATTATATAGATAAATTTTGTCAAATTCCTGAATCAAGTACGCTTTATATTTTTAGCGATGGAGTTTATGAACTGCATTTAGCCAATGGTTCAATTTGGGAACTTGATTCTTTTATCGACTTACTCAAAACGGAGCATATATTAGGTAACTGCAAGCTAGATAATATTTTAGCTCAGCTGAGTCAAATCAATTCTAAAGATAGTTTTGATGATGATTTATCGATTCTTCAAATTAGATTTGATAATTGA